From the Stigmatella erecta genome, one window contains:
- a CDS encoding FKBP-type peptidyl-prolyl cis-trans isomerase — translation MKVGKDRIVALEYKLHLGDGEVIDESEPGQPLSYLHGGGQIVPGLEGALEGMGVGEAKKVVVSPAEGYGEHESAGLQEVPRSMFPPDAELRPGVRLAAQTDGGEVIPIGIREVKGETVLVDLNHPLAGKTLHFDVTVRDVRAATEEELSHGHAHGPDGHEH, via the coding sequence ATGAAAGTTGGCAAGGATCGAATCGTTGCCTTGGAATACAAGCTGCACCTCGGAGACGGGGAAGTCATCGACGAGAGCGAGCCCGGCCAGCCGCTCTCCTATCTGCACGGCGGCGGACAGATTGTCCCCGGTCTGGAAGGGGCCCTGGAGGGCATGGGCGTTGGTGAGGCCAAGAAGGTCGTCGTGAGCCCCGCGGAGGGCTATGGCGAGCACGAGAGCGCCGGGCTCCAGGAAGTGCCCCGCTCCATGTTCCCCCCCGATGCCGAGCTGCGCCCGGGCGTGCGCCTGGCGGCCCAGACGGACGGGGGCGAGGTCATCCCCATCGGCATCCGCGAGGTGAAGGGCGAGACGGTGCTGGTGGACCTCAACCACCCGCTGGCCGGAAAGACGCTGCACTTCGATGTCACCGTGCGGGATGTCCGCGCGGCCACCGAGGAGGAGCTCTCCCACGGCCACGCGCACGGCCCGGACGGGCACGAGCACTGA
- the omp85 gene encoding Omp85 family outer membrane protein produces MRWNPLQVPHRAPGSPLLLALMVCLVLRAPVAQAGQAPPDAPVETPPATSEARVEPSDTPPRRTGWDLQGLPILNFNTDEGFGYGALVMLVDRADGSHEPFRYSLLAQFLQTTRQVASHQLIFDAPHFLGSPWRVGVEAAYTRARYAPYYGLGNTSERLREYATCDDRDALEDNPDVCPGNPDFRGLRYYTYDLKSLPRLRLNLRRAVARSWNLFLGYRFRPDRVVPRYSADDLGQSGDSKLVEDAKAGVLEGFEDGVPRSIPARTSEVLAGIQYDTRDIEASPSSGMFHELSVRGGAGPLGSQFDYWGATLHARFYLPVLPGSRRLVAGARVLADVLGGEVPLTLLPFFGGLEGKDGLGGVYSARGLLLRRFQGPAKLLLNGELRWTALSGGLFGQQFGLTLVGFVDSGRVWRNLDFQEGGGLKTSAGGGLRIAWNREFVIRADYGVGLSESTSGFYLDFGHLF; encoded by the coding sequence ATGCGCTGGAACCCCCTCCAAGTCCCGCACCGCGCCCCCGGAAGCCCTCTCCTGCTCGCGCTGATGGTCTGCCTGGTGCTCCGCGCCCCGGTGGCCCAGGCTGGCCAGGCGCCGCCGGATGCGCCCGTGGAAACGCCCCCGGCGACGTCCGAGGCCCGCGTGGAGCCCTCAGACACGCCCCCGCGCCGCACCGGCTGGGACTTGCAAGGCCTGCCCATCCTCAACTTCAACACCGACGAGGGCTTCGGGTACGGGGCGCTGGTGATGCTGGTGGACCGGGCGGATGGCAGCCACGAGCCCTTCCGCTACTCGCTGCTCGCGCAGTTCCTCCAGACGACGCGGCAGGTCGCCTCCCACCAGCTCATTTTCGATGCCCCCCACTTCCTGGGCAGCCCCTGGCGGGTGGGCGTGGAGGCCGCCTACACCCGGGCCCGGTACGCCCCGTACTACGGGCTGGGGAACACCTCCGAACGCCTCCGCGAGTACGCCACCTGCGACGACCGGGACGCGCTGGAGGACAACCCCGACGTGTGCCCGGGCAACCCGGACTTCCGGGGCCTGCGCTACTACACCTACGACTTGAAGAGCCTGCCGCGCCTGCGCCTCAACCTGCGCCGGGCGGTGGCGCGCTCCTGGAACCTCTTCCTGGGCTACCGGTTCCGCCCGGACCGGGTCGTGCCCCGCTACTCCGCGGACGACCTGGGCCAGAGCGGGGACTCGAAGCTCGTCGAGGACGCGAAGGCCGGGGTGCTCGAAGGCTTCGAGGACGGGGTGCCCCGCAGCATCCCCGCCCGCACCTCGGAGGTGCTCGCCGGTATTCAGTACGACACCCGGGACATCGAGGCCTCGCCCAGCTCGGGCATGTTCCACGAGCTGTCCGTGCGCGGCGGGGCGGGCCCCCTGGGCAGCCAGTTCGACTACTGGGGCGCCACGCTGCACGCGCGCTTCTACCTCCCGGTGCTCCCGGGCTCCCGGCGGCTGGTGGCCGGCGCGCGGGTGCTCGCCGACGTGCTGGGGGGCGAAGTCCCCCTCACCCTGCTGCCCTTCTTCGGCGGCCTGGAGGGCAAGGACGGCCTGGGCGGCGTCTACTCGGCGCGAGGCCTCCTGCTGCGGCGCTTCCAGGGCCCGGCGAAGCTGCTGCTCAACGGGGAGCTGCGGTGGACGGCGCTCTCCGGGGGGCTCTTCGGCCAGCAGTTCGGCCTCACCCTGGTGGGCTTCGTGGACTCCGGGCGCGTGTGGCGGAACCTGGACTTCCAGGAAGGCGGCGGGCTGAAGACGTCCGCCGGCGGGGGCCTGCGCATCGCCTGGAACCGCGAGTTCGTCATCCGCGCCGACTACGGCGTGGGCCTGAGCGAATCCACGAGCGGCTTCTACCTCGACTTCGGCCACCTCTTCTGA
- a CDS encoding endonuclease III domain-containing protein, whose product MDTPEDIPEDSPGAAVALSSREKALLVHERLCVTYGCPIAFFHELDPLSELVSALLSHRTRNADSGRAFRQLRARFATWEAVRDAPCAEVQEAIAPVTWPEQKAPRLQLILREITARRGGDMALDFLGELSVPQARAWLESLPGVGPKTSAAVLLFSRLRKPAMPVDSHHYRVAVRLGLLSPRIPVGPSHALLAALLPQDWGAQQVYDHHEVLMLHGQRCCFHQSPACQRCPVLDVCPHGQARLGRR is encoded by the coding sequence ATGGACACCCCCGAGGACATCCCCGAGGACAGCCCGGGGGCCGCCGTGGCGCTCTCCTCCCGGGAGAAGGCCCTGCTCGTGCACGAGCGCCTGTGCGTCACGTACGGGTGCCCCATCGCCTTCTTCCACGAGCTGGATCCGCTGAGCGAGCTGGTGTCCGCGCTGCTGTCGCACCGCACGCGCAACGCGGACTCGGGCCGCGCCTTCCGCCAGCTCCGGGCGCGCTTCGCCACTTGGGAGGCGGTGCGGGATGCGCCCTGTGCCGAGGTGCAGGAGGCCATCGCCCCCGTCACCTGGCCCGAACAGAAGGCCCCGCGCCTGCAACTCATCCTGCGGGAAATCACCGCCCGGCGGGGCGGGGACATGGCGCTGGATTTCCTGGGGGAGCTCTCCGTGCCCCAGGCGCGCGCGTGGCTGGAGAGCCTGCCGGGGGTGGGGCCCAAGACGAGCGCGGCGGTGCTCCTGTTCAGCCGCCTGCGAAAGCCCGCCATGCCCGTGGACAGCCACCACTACCGCGTGGCGGTCCGCCTGGGGCTGCTCTCGCCCCGCATCCCCGTGGGCCCCTCTCACGCCCTGCTGGCCGCGCTGCTGCCCCAGGACTGGGGGGCCCAGCAGGTCTACGACCACCACGAGGTGTTGATGCTGCACGGCCAGCGGTGTTGCTTTCACCAGTCGCCCGCCTGTCAGCGCTGTCCCGTTTTGGATGTGTGCCCTCATGGACAGGCGCGGCTCGGGCGGCGGTGA
- a CDS encoding DNA-methyltransferase, with protein MSIEPSAGAPRCHHADAREPEGYWAALGESRAHLLLTDPPYCLLTRRRKGGDERDPRAHKKIDRNPIVRFETVRDYRVFTEAWMTRAVSWLTPEARLVIWTNLLGKEPITTVAQQLGYTHFLGEYVWGKRTTDKNANEQLLRVYEVALVFSRTPLPPLGPGDAPAVWAVVGGYDDDAEAERWGKHPHHKPFSVLEPLVRTYSRPGETVLDPFAGSGSTPAAALRLERRAACMEIEPEWAARVTNRLREGRS; from the coding sequence ATGAGCATTGAACCTTCTGCCGGCGCGCCGCGCTGCCATCACGCCGACGCGCGAGAGCCCGAGGGCTACTGGGCCGCGCTCGGGGAGTCCCGCGCCCACCTGCTCCTGACGGATCCGCCGTACTGTCTGCTCACCCGGAGGCGCAAGGGCGGAGACGAGCGGGACCCCCGGGCCCACAAGAAGATCGACCGCAACCCCATCGTCCGCTTCGAGACCGTGCGCGACTACCGCGTCTTCACCGAAGCGTGGATGACCCGGGCCGTCTCCTGGCTCACCCCCGAGGCGCGGCTGGTCATCTGGACGAACCTCCTGGGCAAGGAGCCCATCACCACCGTGGCCCAGCAGCTCGGCTACACGCACTTCCTGGGGGAGTACGTCTGGGGCAAACGCACCACGGACAAGAACGCCAACGAGCAGCTGCTGCGCGTCTACGAGGTGGCGCTCGTCTTCTCCCGCACGCCGCTGCCGCCCCTGGGCCCCGGTGACGCTCCGGCCGTCTGGGCGGTGGTGGGCGGCTATGACGATGACGCCGAGGCCGAGCGCTGGGGCAAACACCCCCACCACAAGCCCTTCTCGGTGCTCGAGCCGCTGGTGAGGACCTACAGCCGGCCGGGGGAGACGGTGCTGGATCCGTTCGCGGGCAGCGGCTCCACGCCCGCCGCGGCGCTGCGGCTGGAGCGCCGGGCCGCGTGCATGGAGATCGAACCCGAGTGGGCCGCGCGCGTCACGAACCGTCTGCGCGAGGGCCGCTCTTAA
- the thiE gene encoding thiamine phosphate synthase — MDLRERLSVYVIVSGATPEGVVDRVLAAGVGSLQYREKHLPLGEQLRQARRLREQCRRAGALFFVNDRLDLAMAAGADGVHLGQSDLPPAEARRLWGPQALIGASCASLEEIPWSAGADYVGVGPIYATASKDDAGAPVGVEAIERICQAFPGPVVGIGGIGPGRVAPIIRAGACGVSVISAVLDAPDPAAAARELLREVKHALAETGTP; from the coding sequence ATGGACCTGAGGGAACGGCTCTCCGTCTACGTCATCGTCAGCGGCGCCACGCCCGAGGGCGTCGTGGACCGCGTGCTCGCCGCGGGTGTCGGCAGCCTCCAGTACCGGGAGAAGCACTTGCCCCTCGGCGAGCAGCTGCGCCAGGCCCGGCGCCTGCGCGAGCAGTGCCGCCGGGCGGGGGCGCTCTTCTTCGTCAACGACCGGTTGGATCTGGCGATGGCCGCCGGGGCCGATGGCGTGCACCTGGGGCAGAGCGACCTGCCCCCCGCCGAGGCCCGCAGGCTCTGGGGGCCCCAGGCCCTCATCGGCGCGAGCTGCGCGAGCCTGGAGGAGATCCCGTGGTCGGCCGGGGCGGACTACGTGGGCGTCGGGCCCATCTACGCCACCGCCAGCAAGGATGACGCGGGGGCGCCGGTGGGCGTGGAGGCCATCGAGCGCATCTGCCAGGCCTTCCCCGGCCCCGTGGTGGGCATCGGGGGCATCGGGCCCGGCCGCGTGGCGCCCATCATCCGTGCGGGGGCGTGTGGCGTCTCGGTCATCTCCGCCGTCCTCGATGCACCGGACCCCGCCGCCGCCGCGCGCGAGCTGCTGCGGGAGGTGAAGCACGCTCTGGCGGAGACGGGCACTCCTTAA
- the thiM gene encoding hydroxyethylthiazole kinase: protein MNLTADAIWKDVQAIRQQSPLVHNITNYVAMEFTANALLALGASPVMAHTAEEVREIVGISQALVINIGTLSPAWIQGMREAMAEAARRNVPIVLDPVGVGASRLRTETARELIAAVPPRIIRGNASEIIALDSDAQKTRGVDSSATSSQAYETARALSKRYGCVVSVSGATDLIVQGDQELRVNNGTPLMTRVTAMGCAASALTGAFAACNPSALHAAAHAMAVMGIAGELGAEQGQGPGTLPMHFLDALHLLSAGQLQARLRAGE from the coding sequence GTGAACCTGACCGCCGATGCCATCTGGAAGGATGTCCAGGCCATCCGTCAGCAGAGCCCCCTGGTCCACAACATCACCAACTACGTGGCCATGGAGTTCACGGCCAACGCCCTGCTCGCCCTCGGCGCCTCGCCCGTCATGGCGCACACGGCCGAGGAAGTCCGGGAAATCGTCGGCATCTCCCAGGCGCTCGTCATCAACATCGGCACGCTCAGCCCGGCGTGGATCCAGGGCATGCGCGAGGCGATGGCGGAGGCGGCCCGGCGCAACGTGCCCATCGTCCTGGATCCGGTGGGCGTGGGCGCCTCGCGGCTGCGCACCGAGACGGCGCGGGAGCTCATCGCGGCCGTGCCCCCGCGCATCATCCGGGGCAACGCCTCGGAGATCATCGCCCTGGACTCGGATGCGCAGAAGACGCGCGGGGTGGACAGCTCGGCCACCTCCTCGCAGGCCTATGAGACGGCCCGGGCGCTGTCCAAGCGCTACGGGTGCGTGGTCTCCGTGAGCGGGGCCACGGACCTGATTGTCCAGGGAGACCAGGAGCTGCGCGTGAACAACGGCACCCCGCTGATGACGCGGGTGACGGCCATGGGGTGCGCGGCCTCGGCGCTCACCGGCGCCTTCGCCGCCTGCAACCCCTCCGCGCTGCACGCCGCCGCCCACGCCATGGCGGTCATGGGCATCGCCGGCGAGCTGGGGGCCGAGCAGGGCCAGGGCCCGGGCACCCTGCCCATGCACTTCCTGGACGCGCTCCACCTCCTGAGCGCCGGGCAGCTCCAGGCGCGGTTGCGCGCGGGCGAATGA
- a CDS encoding dicarboxylate/amino acid:cation symporter yields the protein MKAHQKMLVGIAAGTAAGLLANQLAGDTEALKWVVANLTMPLGRIFIRLLLMLVVPLLFSALVMGVCELDLKQLGRLGVRTLGYTVVFSAIAVALGLALVNLIRPGDGFNPEALQAAEKNPLALKAAPPPSSGSPVGFLVAMVPDNPLRAAADGDMIGLIVFSLLFGAGLAVTQTPGARRLRETVQGLYDVMMRLIDGVLRLAPFGVAALLFSVTADLGVGILKNIAAYVFVVLLGLGLHLFGVYSLAVRFLGGRNPITFFRDVRLAMVTAFSTASSNATLPTALKVAEENLKLPNHVSRFVLTAGSAMNQNGTALFEGITVLFIAQVYGVPLSLSDQMVIMFICVLAGIGTAGVPAGSLPVIMMILGMFKIPVEGIGLILGVDRFLDMCRTTLNVTGDLAAAVYVARGEPASEPPAGAPAEQPG from the coding sequence ATGAAAGCACATCAGAAGATGCTCGTGGGCATTGCGGCCGGCACGGCGGCGGGCCTGCTGGCCAACCAGCTGGCGGGGGACACCGAGGCGCTGAAATGGGTGGTGGCGAACCTCACGATGCCCCTGGGGCGCATCTTCATCCGCCTGCTGCTCATGCTGGTGGTGCCGCTGCTGTTCTCCGCGCTGGTGATGGGCGTGTGCGAGCTGGACCTGAAGCAGCTGGGCCGCCTGGGCGTGCGCACCCTCGGCTACACCGTGGTGTTCTCCGCCATCGCCGTGGCGCTGGGCCTCGCCCTGGTCAACCTCATCCGTCCTGGCGATGGGTTCAATCCGGAGGCCCTCCAGGCCGCGGAGAAGAACCCCCTGGCCCTGAAGGCCGCGCCCCCGCCCTCCAGCGGCTCGCCGGTGGGCTTTCTCGTGGCCATGGTGCCCGACAACCCCCTGCGCGCCGCCGCGGATGGGGACATGATCGGCCTCATCGTCTTCTCGCTCCTGTTCGGCGCGGGGCTCGCGGTGACGCAGACCCCGGGCGCGCGGCGGCTGCGCGAGACGGTGCAGGGGCTCTATGACGTGATGATGCGGCTCATCGATGGGGTGCTGCGGCTGGCGCCCTTTGGCGTGGCCGCGCTGCTCTTCTCGGTGACGGCGGACCTGGGGGTGGGCATCCTCAAGAACATCGCCGCGTATGTGTTCGTGGTGCTGCTGGGGCTGGGGCTGCACCTGTTCGGCGTGTACTCGCTGGCGGTGCGCTTCCTGGGCGGACGCAACCCCATCACCTTCTTCCGCGACGTGCGCCTGGCCATGGTGACGGCCTTCTCCACCGCGTCCTCCAACGCCACGCTGCCCACCGCGCTCAAGGTGGCCGAGGAGAACCTCAAGCTGCCCAACCACGTGTCGCGCTTCGTGCTCACCGCCGGCTCGGCGATGAACCAGAACGGCACCGCGCTCTTCGAGGGCATCACCGTGCTCTTCATCGCCCAGGTGTACGGGGTGCCCCTGAGCCTGAGCGACCAGATGGTCATCATGTTCATCTGCGTGCTGGCGGGCATTGGCACCGCGGGCGTCCCTGCGGGCTCCCTGCCCGTCATCATGATGATCCTCGGGATGTTCAAGATTCCCGTGGAGGGCATTGGCCTCATCCTCGGCGTGGACCGCTTCCTGGACATGTGCCGCACCACGCTCAACGTCACCGGAGACTTGGCCGCCGCCGTCTACGTTGCCCGGGGGGAGCCCGCCTCGGAGCCCCCGGCGGGCGCGCCTGCGGAGCAGCCCGGGTAA
- the tnpC gene encoding IS66 family transposase, which yields MSPVDPKDARIAELEAQLAERDERIAQLMALVGALTQRVAELEQRLAQNSSNSSRPPSSDVPGSARAGKKPTGKHPGGQPGHKKHERALLPPEAVQHFVELVPKQCKSCRRRLVGRDAEPRRHQVEVPPLSAIITEYQSHALECSACGTVTRQPVPEHARSAFGDRLGALASLLVGKYRLSKRLVKDALSDMLGVELSVGSVVNLEEEMAKALAPAGVQASQYVQAADTVHADETGWVEGREDGRGKRAWLWRVATARVALFHIATSRGGKVARALLGEDFTGFLVSDKWSGYAWHDAGLRQVCWAHLTRDFQGFIDRSGKGGRLGKKLMRQRNLFFTWYHRVRDGTMSRPQFEERMPEVEREVGRLLRRAALRAEKKTVGMAREILQWEKCLWTFVDVPGLEPTNNFGERCLRHAVMYRKTSFGTQGPQGSRFVERILTAVTSLKLQRRDVLTFLTDTLHAHRHGLPTPSLLPIADTPPLANAA from the coding sequence GTGAGCCCTGTTGACCCCAAAGATGCCCGCATCGCAGAGCTGGAAGCCCAGTTGGCGGAGAGGGACGAGCGCATTGCGCAGCTGATGGCGCTGGTGGGGGCCCTCACCCAGAGGGTGGCGGAGTTGGAGCAGCGGCTGGCCCAGAACTCCAGCAACTCCTCACGCCCCCCCTCGTCTGATGTGCCTGGCAGCGCGCGCGCAGGGAAGAAGCCCACGGGGAAGCACCCCGGCGGCCAGCCCGGACATAAGAAGCATGAGCGAGCTCTGTTGCCGCCCGAGGCTGTGCAGCACTTCGTCGAGCTGGTGCCCAAGCAATGCAAGAGCTGTCGGCGACGGTTGGTGGGCCGGGACGCTGAGCCGCGGCGCCATCAAGTGGAGGTGCCGCCTCTATCGGCCATTATCACGGAGTACCAGAGCCACGCGTTGGAGTGCAGCGCGTGCGGCACGGTGACGCGACAGCCGGTGCCTGAGCACGCACGCAGCGCCTTTGGGGACAGGCTGGGTGCCCTGGCCAGCCTCTTGGTGGGCAAGTACCGGCTGTCCAAGCGGCTGGTGAAGGACGCTCTTTCGGACATGCTGGGTGTCGAGCTGTCTGTAGGCAGCGTGGTCAACCTCGAAGAGGAGATGGCCAAAGCGCTGGCGCCAGCAGGGGTCCAGGCCTCCCAGTACGTGCAAGCAGCCGACACGGTCCATGCGGATGAGACCGGGTGGGTGGAGGGACGTGAGGACGGGCGGGGCAAGCGAGCCTGGCTGTGGAGGGTGGCTACCGCGCGGGTGGCCCTCTTCCATATCGCCACGAGCCGAGGTGGCAAGGTGGCACGGGCCCTGCTGGGGGAGGACTTCACCGGCTTCCTCGTCAGCGACAAGTGGAGCGGCTACGCGTGGCACGACGCGGGCCTGCGGCAGGTGTGCTGGGCCCACCTCACCCGCGACTTCCAGGGCTTCATCGACCGCAGTGGCAAGGGAGGCCGCCTGGGCAAGAAGCTGATGCGCCAGAGAAACCTCTTCTTCACCTGGTACCACCGCGTGCGCGATGGAACCATGTCTCGCCCACAGTTCGAGGAGAGAATGCCCGAAGTGGAGCGCGAGGTGGGGCGACTGCTGCGCCGTGCCGCGCTGCGCGCGGAGAAGAAGACGGTCGGCATGGCCCGAGAGATTCTCCAGTGGGAGAAGTGCCTGTGGACGTTTGTCGACGTGCCGGGCCTGGAGCCGACCAACAACTTCGGCGAGAGGTGCCTGCGTCACGCCGTCATGTACAGGAAGACCTCCTTCGGGACGCAAGGCCCCCAGGGCAGCCGCTTTGTGGAACGGATCCTCACAGCTGTTACTTCCCTCAAGCTACAGCGGCGCGACGTGCTGACCTTCCTGACCGACACGCTGCATGCGCACCGACATGGCCTCCCGACGCCCTCGCTGCTGCCCATTGCGGACACGCCTCCGCTCGCGAACGCTGCCTGA
- a CDS encoding OPT family oligopeptide transporter, with protein sequence MSHPASTPAAPPESLPPAPAASPAGGQDPERYWLEHVYKGGSRQLTVRAVIAGMLIGMVMCLSNLYVILKTGWSMGVTITACILAFAVFSGLKGLGLFKKEFSPLENNAMGSVASAAGYMTGGGNMAAVPALLLLTGTLPSAGWLVVWFAVISALGVFAAIPIKRQLVNIEALPFPTGTATAATINALHGHGEEARGKAWLLGGAGLLGAFVAMLRELRSVWLSTHAPSWLQPPLIPSKLSVPFLSIRGRPAGDWGLSFDLSLLLIGAGALMNWKTGWSLLLGALLTYGFLAPAMVDQGYIAEVSFKAINTWTLWTGAAMLVSSGVLSFAFQWRSVARSFKALSGLFGKKDEGAAADPLAGIECPPAWFPLGFAVLGPVAVGLMAYLFQIPVWAGVLALPLAVVMGVIAARVTGETDTTPTKALGPVTQLVYGGLAPGNVAANVMSANATGGVGLHAADLLTDLKSGWLLGANPRQQFIGQLFGVVAGAAIVVPVFKLLVPDASVLGSEDFPAPGVLVWAGVSKMLSVGLQALHPSARVGALCGALLGVALVLLDRWAPKAAKPYIPSPSGFGLSIVLPGSSSISFFIGAAIAEVLRRRKPKLAEAAVMPVGSGFIAGESLMGIALVMLKAFKYMPK encoded by the coding sequence ATGAGCCACCCCGCCTCGACGCCGGCCGCGCCCCCCGAGTCCCTTCCTCCCGCCCCGGCGGCCTCGCCGGCCGGGGGACAGGACCCCGAGCGGTACTGGCTGGAGCATGTCTACAAGGGCGGCTCGCGCCAGCTCACCGTGCGCGCCGTCATCGCCGGCATGCTCATCGGCATGGTGATGTGTCTGTCCAACCTGTACGTCATCCTCAAGACGGGTTGGAGCATGGGCGTCACCATCACCGCCTGCATCCTGGCGTTCGCCGTCTTCAGCGGGCTCAAGGGCCTGGGCCTGTTCAAGAAGGAGTTCTCCCCGCTGGAGAACAACGCCATGGGCTCGGTGGCCTCCGCCGCGGGCTACATGACGGGGGGCGGCAACATGGCCGCCGTGCCCGCGCTGCTCCTGCTCACCGGCACGCTGCCCAGCGCCGGGTGGCTGGTGGTGTGGTTCGCCGTCATCTCCGCGCTGGGCGTCTTCGCCGCCATCCCCATCAAGCGCCAGCTCGTCAACATCGAGGCGCTGCCGTTTCCCACCGGCACGGCCACCGCGGCGACCATCAACGCGCTCCACGGGCATGGCGAGGAGGCGCGCGGCAAGGCGTGGCTCCTGGGCGGGGCGGGGCTCCTGGGGGCCTTCGTGGCGATGCTGCGCGAGCTGCGCAGCGTGTGGCTGAGCACCCATGCCCCCTCGTGGCTGCAGCCGCCGCTGATTCCCTCCAAGCTGAGCGTGCCGTTCCTGTCCATCCGGGGGCGGCCCGCCGGGGACTGGGGGCTGTCCTTTGATTTGAGCCTGCTGCTCATTGGCGCCGGGGCGCTGATGAACTGGAAGACGGGCTGGTCGCTGCTGCTGGGGGCCCTTCTCACCTATGGCTTCCTGGCGCCCGCCATGGTGGACCAGGGCTACATCGCGGAGGTGAGCTTCAAGGCCATCAACACGTGGACCCTCTGGACGGGCGCGGCCATGCTCGTGTCCTCGGGGGTGCTGTCCTTCGCGTTCCAGTGGCGCAGCGTGGCGCGCTCCTTCAAGGCCCTGTCGGGGCTGTTCGGCAAGAAGGACGAGGGCGCGGCGGCGGACCCTCTCGCGGGCATTGAGTGCCCGCCCGCATGGTTCCCCCTGGGCTTCGCGGTGCTGGGGCCCGTGGCCGTGGGACTGATGGCGTACCTGTTCCAGATTCCCGTGTGGGCCGGCGTGCTGGCGCTCCCGCTGGCGGTGGTGATGGGTGTGATTGCCGCGCGGGTGACGGGCGAGACGGACACCACGCCCACCAAGGCCCTGGGGCCGGTGACGCAGCTCGTTTACGGAGGCCTGGCGCCGGGCAATGTCGCGGCCAACGTGATGAGCGCCAACGCCACGGGCGGGGTGGGGCTGCATGCGGCGGACCTGCTGACGGACCTCAAGTCCGGATGGCTGCTGGGGGCCAATCCCCGGCAGCAGTTCATCGGCCAGCTGTTCGGCGTGGTGGCGGGGGCCGCCATCGTGGTTCCGGTGTTCAAGCTGCTGGTGCCGGATGCCTCGGTGCTGGGCTCGGAGGACTTCCCGGCACCCGGCGTGCTCGTGTGGGCGGGCGTGTCGAAGATGCTGTCGGTGGGGTTGCAGGCGCTGCACCCGAGCGCCCGTGTGGGAGCGCTGTGCGGTGCATTGCTGGGGGTGGCGCTGGTGCTGCTGGACCGGTGGGCGCCCAAGGCGGCCAAGCCCTACATTCCTTCGCCGTCTGGGTTTGGGTTGTCCATCGTGCTGCCGGGCTCCAGCTCCATCAGCTTCTTCATCGGCGCGGCGATTGCCGAGGTGCTGCGGCGGCGCAAGCCGAAGCTGGCCGAGGCGGCGGTGATGCCCGTGGGCTCGGGTTTCATCGCGGGCGAGAGCTTGATGGGCATTGCGCTCGTGATGCTCAAGGCCTTCAAGTACATGCCCAAGTAA
- a CDS encoding TfuA-like protein has translation MKRRPEDLVVFLGPSLPASEARKRVPCHVLPPARQGDVWRALSLRPRVIALVDGVFEAQPSVWHHELLAALEAGVAVFGGASMGALRAVELAPHGMVGVGRIFEWYRDGVVEDDAEVALLHADAEHGYRPLTVPLVNVRHVAAKAREAKVLNLAQARALVKAAAGLFYQERTWKRVLGAVRPAWPSATRGGWEGWWARGVEDLKQLDALECLQAAAAFTGMPVRSVGPRHPMRLAPSSLVRRRQLADGVSVVKGQAVPASQVLAALQRAPDSTELAEAGLRRALLAGWARSLGFTPHEDEVRAAEAEWWRRHPVAASARAAFLVECGLEGQGLRRLCEERALERLVLTYASRLLPDGPSWQEALASEARLQGRWSQAAREVGRPGRRRAR, from the coding sequence ATGAAACGCCGTCCAGAGGATCTCGTCGTCTTCCTCGGCCCCTCGCTGCCCGCGAGCGAGGCACGCAAGCGGGTGCCCTGCCATGTGCTGCCCCCGGCCCGCCAGGGGGATGTGTGGCGGGCGCTCTCGCTGCGCCCCCGGGTGATTGCCCTGGTGGACGGGGTGTTCGAGGCCCAGCCCTCCGTGTGGCACCACGAGCTGCTGGCCGCGCTGGAGGCGGGGGTGGCCGTCTTCGGCGGCGCGAGCATGGGGGCCCTGCGGGCGGTGGAGCTGGCCCCGCACGGCATGGTGGGCGTGGGCCGCATCTTCGAGTGGTACCGGGACGGGGTGGTGGAGGACGACGCGGAGGTGGCGCTGCTGCATGCCGACGCGGAGCACGGCTACCGGCCCCTCACCGTGCCGCTCGTGAACGTGCGGCACGTGGCGGCCAAGGCCCGCGAGGCCAAGGTGCTCAACCTGGCGCAGGCGCGCGCGCTGGTGAAGGCCGCCGCGGGCCTCTTTTACCAGGAGCGCACCTGGAAGCGGGTGCTCGGCGCCGTGCGGCCCGCCTGGCCCTCGGCCACGCGCGGCGGCTGGGAGGGGTGGTGGGCCCGGGGCGTGGAGGACCTGAAGCAGCTGGATGCGCTGGAGTGCCTCCAGGCCGCGGCGGCCTTCACCGGCATGCCCGTGCGCTCCGTGGGGCCCCGGCACCCCATGCGGCTGGCGCCCTCGTCGCTGGTGCGGCGCCGGCAGCTGGCCGATGGCGTGTCGGTGGTGAAGGGGCAGGCGGTGCCCGCCTCCCAGGTGCTGGCGGCGCTCCAGCGCGCGCCGGACAGCACGGAGCTGGCGGAGGCGGGATTGCGCCGGGCGCTGCTGGCCGGGTGGGCCCGCTCGCTAGGCTTCACCCCGCACGAGGACGAGGTGCGGGCCGCGGAGGCCGAGTGGTGGCGCCGCCATCCGGTGGCGGCTTCGGCCCGGGCGGCGTTCCTGGTGGAGTGTGGCCTGGAGGGGCAGGGGCTGCGGCGGCTGTGCGAGGAGCGGGCCCTGGAGCGGCTGGTGCTCACCTATGCCTCGCGCCTGCTGCCGGATGGGCCCTCGTGGCAGGAGGCGCTGGCCTCCGAGGCGCGGCTGCAGGGGCGCTGGAGCCAGGCCGCGCGCGAGGTGGGGCGCCCGGGCCGCCGCCGCGCCCGGTGA